In Capsicum annuum cultivar UCD-10X-F1 chromosome 8, UCD10Xv1.1, whole genome shotgun sequence, the genomic window CAATGAAATTTTGCTAGAAACCATCAAGTCAGAGGAAGGTATGGTTAATGACTTATCCATTatgaggttgatgatgatgaggaaggaatggatggagaaggtgcaacgggtgctatcattcctccaccgttggcacctggtgtaaaattcagcataacaagtactatgattcaactcctaaatctgaaggggttgtttggaggcttacctagtgatgatccaaacatgcacttggtgaactttatcaccattagtaaatattttgataatccgAGAGTGAGCTAGAATGTGATCTGATTGAGATTGTTTCTATTGTCTCTTTCTGGGAAGGCAtcaatgtggttaaatgagctagagcccaattctataaccaactggagatagttgaaagaggcattcctagatcggttctttccaccctctaggaaggtacagttgagggatgaaattaacAACTTCAGGCAGCTCTCGACTAAAGAATTGCataaaacttgggagagattcaagaagaagatggaATAATGaccgaaccacaacatgacagaCTTACagttgatggagactttgtacagagcttttaactTTGTGAAAAAGACAATTGTAGATAATGATTTAGGTGGTTCATTTATTGACCTTTCTTTTTAAGATGCTtcagacatgctgaatagaatgaccaaacagagtcgagcttgccataccagggattctgtggtaacTAGCCCAACTATTTCTGGTGGTATAACTGTGGAGCAGTGCAGAAGGGATGAGGAGTAAGACCAAGACATGGCCTAATTAAAGACTCATATGGACTTGCTGATCAAGCACATGGTGTCAGGTAAGACTAAAAAGGTTAAGGTTGTGGAATCTCAATGTACTATTTCTATTAATGAGGATAAGgaggcaaattatgttaataattaaggggtttctaaggcaatagccaagggaatcaaggttagaaATTTTATGACAAGCCTAATTATAAAGATAAGCagcaaggaaactggagaagcaataatgataagATTGGTTTGTATGTTTCTCTGGGAAGTCGGGATGTTGCACCAACTACATCTGGGAAGAtatctatggaggacatgatggaaaaacatttgaagggagttgaggataccaactcaggggtaaccattatgaagagtgaattctctaccctgagtaagttggttagttcacactccaCTTTTATCAAGCAGTTAGAGAagtagatgagccaactttttgCAACACTAAACCAAataaaaagtggtactttacatAGATATACGATTTAGAATCCGTAGAATGATAGCTCATGTATcgagattaccactaggagtggtaagatcttacctggcccttctatgggaaAATCTATAGATGGTGAGGTTGTTGTTGATGAATCTAAAGAAAGAAAactagtggagtctgagaaggtGGATAGTTTTGTTAATGctttagagaaataaaaagagaagaaagaggaagtgATGTTGAAATATATTCtaagaccaccacctctctttcctaaatgattgaagaaaaaggctgatgatacaaaattcagcaaattcatggccatgctcaagcaattgacaattaatgtgcctttggttgaggcacttgagcaaattccAGGCTATgcgaagttcatgaaagaccttgtaaccaaaaaatggaaggttagccatgagctAGAGAATAATCTTCTCCATTGTGGTGCTATATGTACAAGGTTTTTAGGGCAGAAAAAGGAAGATCTGGGAGCGTTTACCATCCCATATACTTTTGGCCCCCTAAAGGTCACAAAAGCACTATGCGATCTGGGAACTAGTATAAATTTAATGTCACTGGCTGtgtataagaaattgggtttggaGGATCCTACCCAAAAAAATATGCAGTTGGTAATGGCAGACAGATCTGTGAAGCAGCCTGTGAGCATCCTACacgatgttttggtaaaggtagccGATTTTATTCTGCCTGCTGATTTTGTGGTCCTATTTTATGAACTGGATTTTGATGTGCCCATCATCTTGGTTAGGCCATTACCTGCAACTAAGAGAGTGCTAGTAGGcatggagttgaatgagctaaagttcaggtttAATGAAAAAGAAGCACGCTttaaaatacactcatccatgactcaACAACATGAAGatgatttttttctcaatcattgATGTCTTCTATGATTATGGTAACGGGGTACCAACAGGTTGtcttggtaaagtctgagtagtcaagacaaCCAAGTCATGTTGCGATAGTAATCAGGCGCTACTGGGCGGCAACCTAAAGTTTTTATGTTTAAGCAAGTGTTTTTACTTtaataattaggatttagtacagagaaggtcaaaaataaggaGGTCAGCTAAAAGGCCAtgatgacatctctgataagccgtcacaactatgataaactatcagaaatgtcgtcagataGGCCAAACTTAAGCCAACATCTTCTTAGGGGTGACAAtgtttgtgataggctatcacacttatgataagccatcataagTCGTCGTCAGCCAAAAGCCTTAAAAGCTAAATTTTGGGCCTAGTTTAAATAAAATCTGACCCGACCCAACACAGAAACCATTTAAAATTTTAgctagttttaattattttcctttagtttatttctttcctttatttagtTTATCTCCTACTCTTTGCAAAACacttcaagaaaacaagttcCCTTGTGCGTGGGTTTGCAATTCATAATCAAGAGACTTTTCCTACTTCCTACTTCCTCTTATGCGTGGAATCAGATTAAAGGCCCCCATCAGGCATACTCTAACCCTTTGagcagtttattttttattttaagttaagggtgtagggtaggttgttgttgtagcatattttgtagataattaggagtaatacaaaTACTTGAGAAAGTTAGCTTGTTTTGTAATATTTAAGtacctctccattggtctgatatattgtctactatgtgaattgcatccatttgtgaccactatccatctttttatggcattagtctggaaactgaataacctttgttaaacaagtaaatgaaccagataagtagtgatatgaaAGATACttgtatgccatgtgtgtgtaaggtcttactcagttctcgttgtgtgttgaatttagaacttgctcggttagtcttgccatggtaataggataggagttaggaaaggatcataggccatttttgatgattagtccatttttagcctaaatgaccttcctaatgtgaataatatcccttgatccctattagAGCCTAATTAGCcaatttctttctatgacacctctCACCTTTCTGTTTACATCACAACGAACcttttttggccctggtcctccttggacactgtgcaccttgacttagacaaccaacctaagttgagggtggctattataggggtgcgtgatacaaaatgagtatgagaagaggaagaataaaagaaaataataaaaagttgggtacggtgaaaaaggaataagaaatgagaaagctgtgtaaaagatgataaaaagataatgcaATAATTGAAAACACCGCATCCATTTTGAGCATGTGTGAtctataaaagaaaggaaaaagagaaggtTGAGAGTTGAAACCCtgagagtttagtgtagtgtcaagaaggcatagtcactctaaaatacccatgaatatcataccagcccttggCCTAAGTTACAAGCtcaagaaaagccctatagtgatcctaactgacctgtctgaaaactTGGGTACTGAccataagggcaagcctatggcatttgacatgcagtgtttggaattttattctgagagtgattcttattttatccctctatttatgtatttgaattctaatattagtgaaaaggggatttctttgttgtgagggtacactGTATATATTTCTAGTTAGTGACTTGTTCAGataagtgtgatcttggtatggcatgGTTGTTATTGCTAAATATTTGTCGTATCTTAattcttgtgagttgcatggttatttttcaaaacatcaacagCGAGCTttaaaattgactgaccttggaggtGGTGAATGTATTCAGAACTAGCATGAGTATTTACTACCAAATTGTACTGTGtcttctcttagttatgttatggctTCTTGAGGATAAGCAactgtttaagttgagggtgttgatgtgtgagcctacagtaacacatttgaggcttttaacaataaataattgtaaggtcttgagcaactttagttgttttttattagtttactttgattttggtagtaaatgttgagatataggagaaccaacaataatggaaggaaaaaggatgaaaagtgaagcaaaatatagaataagtgtggctgacgacgttcatgataagtcatcagcctggTGAGAAGTTGTCAAGGATGTTGTCAGCCATAAATAGAGAATGGGAGTTGGAGACATTTATGTGACGACATTTATAATAAGCCGTTAGGTTGGTGATAAGGTGTCAACGtcgtcgttagccttaggcagcaAGAGACAAAATTGCAGAGGAGCTGACAACATcagtgataagccgtcaggatggtgataaggcatcaacatTGTAGTTAGGCTTAGACAGTagaagccaaaagtgcagaggagctgatgacattcgtgataagccatcagactcctgataagctgtcacggaTGTCATTGTCTATTATGAGAAAAAcctgcaactttaattttatttccttatttggttgaattatttaaagctttgtttagGGTTTTATAGAGGAATTCATTCACTCAGgcattcatttatcatcatcattatttaaaataaagttcgatactttgagtcttggagaatatttctcaattttttttctctatatttttggatttgaacaatacaactattttagGGATTTGCCTTTCTGATCTAATCTAcaattcactaattattatttatctctataagttaatcttctcaattatgaattcaattatgtgttttcttctttgtatcatgagtggctaaactctgtTGACcagaattatgggatctagggttaggtcatgattaTGTGCTGatcactcaagatttaataggtgttaggatttcttaataatattgagattttaattaatgtttgttggttgcaaacagtacaaacatctactttgatttgcttgagaaagaaatcatatacagtagaaagtgaattatcaatagagactcaaaaatacttcgtttaataatcagcgttgtaacaaggttgattaacctaaggtaaaatctgaaTAGTGAATAGCGATTtactaagtccgagaggattaggaaattagactaTTAAATTGGTcaagagatatttgagcatatcattgataaagatagcttgttatcctactcaccgtgagaatcttgagtcacctttagaatctgtcatgtaccgtaagccctagtgaacataattcgaGTTATTTtgtaaaatcttggttacaaacatcgaaattaaagtgacaaacaatcatttctaaaacttaaacccccatttcaggaaacgttaaactatcagtgaattaaatcgcaaacgacttgacttcacaccatattccttgtggattcaaaCCCAACGTAGTTGGATtttattgacaacgatcgcttacacccattcaagagtgtagtttgagcattattaACTAGCATTATTTTGCTAGAATTTAATTTGTGTATGATtcttatttggtggcttgagtagatatatcCCGACAtgatgatttctttcccataGCTAGGTGAGgtttattattttccctcttgGTTTGCAGTATTAGATTTATTATGGAGTCAATTATGGTATCGAAGGTGATTTAATCTTTTCTGGTTTtgtatggttctagagttggcaatttagttatattgctcATTCTTGAGTTTGAGACTCTTAGACATGCCTCCGATTTGTGAAGCTCTTTGTTTATGGTATCCCTTTCTATATATCCCATTTGTGAGCTTGACCAGTTAtagatttattctttttttatgagatttcatTGCTCGATAGTAGTTTGATAAAAATATCATGATGTCCTGGATTCATATCTTATATTTGTTGGGTTTTTCTCTAAGTGATGGTTTTCCCTTGTTATAAGTGTGGAGTTGAATGCTCCATCCTCATcgtcatataatttttttcttccatgGAGTTAGAGAGTTGGGGACAGATGACAATTCCTTTGAACACTTCTTAAGTTTGCATATTGTAAATTCATTATCCtaagttatttgattttgtatTGGTGGTCTTGATattgaccttggttttgagattgttatttttcttctgcGATTATATGATTAATGGATGGGCTGAGTGATAATTTTCCTGCTTGCGTGGATTAAGAAAATCCCCATTCAGAGTTTGTTTCGTTATACAAGCGTATGACTATTCTTTGTCAAGGTGGAGAGTTGGATTGGTCAGTCTCCAGCCTGAGTTGCATTTCCCCGTGTTTCTAGAGTTTTTCCATCACTAGAGTGGATTTTTTCCTTTATGATTCTTGataatgtttggatagttcataCCCTTTAATAGCTATGGAGTAGATCTCCTAAGTTTTCAGTAGGTAATTTTTCCTCTATTATGATTTTGTTCTTAaactatgttttgattttggctcAGCATGATCTGGTACATATATGTTTGATTTATACAATATGGTCGATGTGAGTATTTGGCCTTGGTTTGGATTTGTTGACTCAAATTTGTATTTGATGCCTTGAAATGTCGATTTGGATGTTATGATAGATTTTGAGTATTAATGCCTACCCATCTTCAGGTTAGGTTTAGGCAGCAGAGACCGAGTAATTCAACCTTAATATTGATATTTCAGCTTGGAGATATAAGTGTGAGGGCAACCTTTGTTTTAGATTTGCCTCAGTTAAATTTCATCTATAGGCTGGTTGAACCTACTCCGTGGTTGCCTATGTGATCTTCTCAACTTtggatggattatagttgataattgcccagatgatagcccatggacTCGGTATTGATTCTTTTGGTTTTAACCACGAGTCATCAGTCTTCATTGGAAATTTCTGATGATATAATCAGCGGAAGTAGTATAATTAAACTGTAGCGAGTTATTCAGTGATGAGTAATTCGGCCTTTATCTTTTGGTTTCCAATTTTGATTACTATCCGAACTTGTTATAGCATTGGAAGAGACCATATTCCTTTATTATCTACATTTATGAGCCCAATTAgtgccttatgagcttattcttaTAGTTCTCATAAGGACTTTTAGTGGATTAGTTTTAGTTATTCGAGTTGTCTATGATAAGATTTTACGAATAGGACTCACGTAATCTTTCTCCTAGGTTAGAGCGGATAAAAGGTGTGGAATGGTAAAGGAAGGGTAAATTTGGATTTAGAGTCGGCTGTATGACTCATGCCTTCTGTTGGTTTGTCTTAGATGACCCTTTGTTGATTTGTGTCGGTACCGAGATGGTATTAGGGTGTTATGGTTAAAATTTGCGTGTTATAGCCCATTTTGGTACAACGGAGGTTAGTTGGCGGTTGaagttgatttttgaatattTGGAAGTGAAGTGAGAGAGTTGGTTGAAAATAGGATACCTGTTGCAAAATCCCTCAAAAGTGTTCTCTTTTCATTGAGGTTATCTGCAAAGTCATACTTAGAGCATGTGGGCCCAGTACCTAGTCTTTTTGAACTTTTGAGTTTTTTCTATCTATTGACTTTAGGGGACAAtaccttttagtagtggatgttgtaatgaccctatAGGTTATTTTTCGTATTTCCTCTTATTTTTACCATTAGTACTTtcccatagcttccccaagtcattcaTGATTTTCTAGGACTAATAGTTTCGTTATCGGGCTGTTCGTTTGGTTTTGtagagccaattttctatttagaagtcttcccTGGTTCCAAATGGCTATTGGgaaaaaacttcagtaaaataatcTCAGGGTCAAATTTTGAATCCACCAGTAGCTCTAGCATATCGATTACAGGCTAGATAAAagtttggtttgggtctcgatgcacccgagctcattttgacctatcgattgaaaagttggaaaattgaaaatttaggtttggaacccacatttggttgaaatgaccttGGAATGAAAATACCACTTTTCCATTATGTCTGGAACATttaatttagtgtggttacataattTATTTGCATAAATCGGAGTCCAAATGAATCCCAAGGCCTTAGCAAAAAGTTGCAAAATTTCCATGTTGTAGCTGACATCTAGTGCCGGGGATGATGGTGCGATTGCACCAAGAGGTATTGCAATCTTAATACCTACTCCTGCAGCCTCTATGTGATTGTAACCCTTAGGTGTGCGATAGCAACACTTAGATACCTTAAGGGGCAATAAATAGGTCCCCTAGGTCCCGAAATTGCCCATTTCCACCCACTCTCTTTTAATGAAAAGCTCTAATGAGTATGATCactaaaaattgagacttttggGTGACTCGGGAGATATATTAAAATCAATTATCACAAATACCTTttgatttaaggtaagatttcatgcCATTCTTGGTGAAATTCTTTATTCTTGACATAAAATCCCAAATTGCTTGAATGCTTGATTTTTTTAGCACCAAATTaccttggttttcacccatttcttgagggttatgattccttgttcatgtaacAATGTTTGGTTgaccatgaaaacatgattttcaTTAGTGGGAACCACTTTGGGTTTTTGaggtcatttttggacccaaagcacaatggtgcaatatgggtatagttatgctcatattgatgagtatattatgattttgatagtgttatGGCATTTTATGGGATTGAGAAGTAAAGATGAGTGTTTGGTGAATGGTTTGAGTATTTTTGGTCCAACGtttatctacttttcttcataagaTGATGTAGGCTATATAGTGCATGTggatgtgaatgttaagattgattatgggtaggATGACTTGGTcctgattattgatgtttgggtattagatgagggttttaaCGCATTAGGTGAAATTCTTAGTACTTTTTTAGAATCCTATTTCCTTCTACCTTGATTGAGTTTATTAATAGAATGGATTTGATATAATactaggtttgggatatggttttcGCATTGGAACTATGGTTAGTATAGTTAACATTATTTGGGCTATTGTGGTGATCTTGAAACTGTAATTTAGGTATAATTGATTTAATTGCCTATGTTGATAGGCGGACTTCCCACATAGTGTTGGTTATAGCTTACTTGACATGTAGAAGTTGAACTAATGCCTTAGCCTAGTTTAGGgtataaattacctaaaaatgggaattgaggattagaagtgggttcttacGGCCCACCTTAGGGCAAGACTTGTGTTAGACTATATTGATTTATTAACGGATGTTAGTCATTGTTGAGAGTAGTAAGCCATTAGTCtaaggttactttgtgacttgGTGAGTCAAAATTTACTTTTTCGCAGATAATGATTAATGACATAAGACCATTAAATTccttttagttttgatattggtCCTTTAGAGATGTACCTTCCTCTTCGATATGATATTGGACCTATAGATATTATATTCCTCTTAAAAATGATATTGGGACTGTAGAGATGATATTCATCTTAGAAGTCATATTAGGCCAATAGAGGTGATGTTCTCCTCATAGATGTGACATTTGGCTTATAGAGTTTATATTCCACAAAGTCATGGCATGTTACTTATATGTTGATAGtatacctcctagatgtgagatactTATTGAATACTATGCCTCCTGGTGTGAGATGATCACAAATATGCTTATGTCTTATAAGTTATGTTATGCCTTATAGTTGTGTTACGGCTTATGGATACAAGATGACTTACTATTAAGTTTATTGATAAGAGTTCTAGATACGTATGTGGGGCcgtgattttgatgttataattattCCAGCCACTTATAGTTGCCTAAGGCCTTGTGATGTTATGAGTTGACCATCTAGGAAGTTTTTATCCTTGTAAATGATGAGAatgtagtttattgatatattaatcCTTACGGTTCCATTGTTTGAttactggtgatggcatgtatTGATTCGGTAAATTCATTATCGTTACATGATGATTGAATGATTCCAGttagattataatcttattaCTATTCACTAATTGAGGTTTAATGCTCACTTTCTACCttaaatggatttcttcataataataaatgtatATCTTAATGTATAACTAATATGTAAATAGATTAATAATGCTGCTTAAAAGATGTGATCGAGACAAATTCttatctatgatttgatactactaattactctggACGTGATAGATTCCatccctttctacacttttataaaaatttaatcttGGAGTTCACTCCAGGCAACAGACGTATGTATTTACAGCCCTTTATCCACGGacagcgcacacacaagtgtatatggtcttatcaagtaatatagtggcttcaaggaagccccaGTATTGATCTCatagggacttgcgttcgccgcctatctaattctagtctaactaattgagaaaaataaacaagaagagagtttataatttatgtaaattaaaaataaaataaataatgcgaaaattaaattcttggaacaatcaatggaagaaaacccagggttaaagaacttcgaacaaccatactatgttattgaaattaattCGTCAACTTACTTGtcttgattgttgattcgtagggttgaTGAAATGATCATGGTTTTCCAAGTTATAATATTTTACCttatttggacattacaactacattgttgagcggggatgtaaaaTCCAACTAAGTTaattaaagatatcatcctacatattaATCacgtaaggcatctaagtacattcttgtcctagacgctaagtttaattctttattttatgaaagaataaaaacccaaactttgtttattcccatgttcgatatccctattccctcttccaagatcaaaaggtcgacgatatatatattttatgggtgatcaatccctaaaataattaaaacaagaataaacaaacaaccaaatatgataagaaaaattaatgaatttaatcCAAACCAGTAGTTATcatattcttggctttaaccccggaaagagggtttagccttgaatggaaatattcatcatccaaccccttggaatgatgatacaaaccaaaaaaaaaattaatgaatgataaaacttaaaaagaagttgtggtagcctcgaATGATGTCCCAAGTGATCTAGGATGTTCAAAGATGTCCCAAGATGTTTAAAACGTTTTTtgggatgttatatttatagtagataaTTTATATACCAAATTGGATTAGGTTTACACGCTGTTTTCCTTGAGATGGATGAAATTTTTCCGATTTTGGTGCTCCCCGAATTGCGCTGACATgccaattcacaattgtcaaaaaatctgtcaaatttcaGTAGCTTGTCGCTATTTCAACGCGTCGCGGAGCCTCCTTAAACCCCATTATATGATACACGTCTCTATTTTTCTAAAACTGAGGCCttttatgaatatatttatgtttataaatCATCAATTGACCCCCTATACAGTCTACACGCGACCCATACATTTCAAGGGTCCAAATTACGTCCAGCTTGTGTCTTGTGCTTTCATTGAGCATTCCGAGCCTTCGtgagttgtttccacttaatttgaatattttatatacttcatatatcatcataatatattcaaaaagcatcctaaattattaaaaacatcaattaagagctcaaaaaatcacaacatcctcaccgatgaactagaaacacgagctatgCATAGGTCAAATTCACATtcagctttaactcattgttttcactcttttcttgatccaattaacccttgaacattataactaagttattttacatataaatacacaataaaacccttattaactAATTAAAACACATTTGAACCCAACACAAGAGAcaagacaaacacctagctcaagctagttacactagttttctcggttaaCTTTTCAacgatcaatttgaatcaaaactcatttgaaaccaccattaaacatcataaacacatacttggacacatataTACTCATTTATAACATTATCAgcacatatagcataagaatcatcctcaaaacaaggctaaaaatgctagaatagtaacgctagaatgcataaatacacccaacttcaccaccccacacttaaagccttgtttgtcctcAAACAATTATTAACTATATGAACCATGAGAtgaagagactccacacttctactacatgcaagaaactcaagttaccactacaatgactacacaaatgcaagtttctacgctatttacacaattgaaagctcaagatcACTACTCCGAAATAACTTAGCATCAAgtat contains:
- the LOC107879130 gene encoding uncharacterized protein LOC107879130; protein product: MAEQQEADRLAALAKAQVNVLNQGQQVHHLNHDDEDLGDEEFLNPQNPRFLGQKKEDLGAFTIPYTFGPLKVTKALCDLGTSINLMSLAVYKKLGLEDPTQKNMQLVMADRSVKQPVSILHDVLVKVADFILPADFVVLFYELDFDVPIILVRPLPATKRVLVGMELNELKFRFNEKEARFKIHSSMTQQHEDDFFLNH